GGTGTCTGTACTCTTACCCCATCTCCAGATACTTCGTGTTGAGGTCCTCATATTTGTTTCTCAGCTCCAAGTTCTCCTGCTGCATCACGTTCACCTACAAAAGCCACACGCCTGGGTCAGAGATGGACCAGTCACAGGGCTGTGGGGAATCTTCCCACAGGGACGGTTTCCTCAGTCTCTGAGATATGTTCCTGAGCTATGCTAACATACTGCCGTATGAAGTCACGTGGGGATGCTGGCCATGCTCCTGAGGGGAACCCAGCAGGCACTCGAGGACTATCTCTTAATGTATTAACTTACATTACCCACAAGGGGGCTCCCCAAACCCATTCAGTTGTCTGTATAAAAGCAAGTACCACAGGCCCAGGTGAGGGCCCTCGGACTGTCTGAGATAGAGAAAAGGATGCAGGCAATTCCGGTAGGCAGTGTTACAAAGCAGCTGCCTGGTCTCACCACTGCATCCAGGTCTTTCTGACTGTATTTCAGCACGTCCACAATAGGCTCGGCAGGAAGGAGACCTCGAGGCTCAAGGACACACAGGGGTGGGGCCGACACCTGTGTGGATAAAACATAGGTTCTCAAGATCTCCTCTCTTTGGATCACAAAAATCGCACCAAAGATACCAAAGTGCTTACAGGAACATCCAGACCTCCCAAGAAATCTAAGTCGACGAGCTTGGCTTCTGTTGGATTTCCGGAGCCAGACTCCTCTGTATCCTGTGTACTGAAACCAAACAGGCAGCAAGATCACCTCGTGCTGAGTACTCAATAGGGCATAAAAGTCAGTAGTGTTGTCTTAACAAGCTTTGTGTTTGGGTCTTGgtctaaaaacaaatacaaacaagaCAGAGACTAGGAGTTGGGACTGGAGAACTAGGCCTGGCAGTTGCTGCCTCCAGCCCCCTCTGCCACCTGCCCCTCACTGTCCCTGTGAGGCAATGCCGTGCTTCCCTGGCTCATAGCAAGCTGTGCAGACAGTGCAGATGCCCTACTGCGGAGTCCTCAGAATGTACAGGGTTAATACCTAGTTAGAGGGGACAAATCTTTCCTTCCCTGGGCTCAAGGGTCTTGTGTTAGATTTAGCACATAATTCTCAGTaatatttgattatattttcttctaaagTACTAGTTATCAGCCTGGGTTTTCCACAGATGTCAGATTTGAAGGCCCTATGGTTTCTGTCACAACAATTCGGATctaccttttttttccccccccagagctgaggacccaacccaggacctgctctaccactgagctaaatccccaacccccggatcTGCCTTTATAATACAAGTCGTCATAGACGATGCATGAAGGAACAGGCCTTTGAAGTCCACTCATACAAACAGACTGTCTGGCCTGGCCCAGGCTCGTGCCCTCCTGTGCAATCATTGCTTGTGTGGCTGTGTGAAGAGCATGGCAGAGTACCTTACTAAAACACGGACTACCTGATCGATGAGGCTGGCTCTAGGCTCAGAGTCCTGTTTGTCTATTACCATCACTCATTTTAGCTGAGATTAGCCTTTTCCCACAAGTTTTCAATCAGTACATTTAGTAACAGCCACTAGATTCCTTGGCTCATGCTAACAGCTTCAAAGGAGGAACATACCTATTTGTCACTGGGGCCACTGGCACTGGCATTGACCGCAAAGGGCTCTCTTTCAGAAGGGGGTCAAATTTCAAGTACAAAGACTGCTTCCTCCAGGCTGACTCCTTGAACTGAGAGTTGGAGATGGGACAAGGAAAAGTAACAGGATTCATCATTGATTTAACAGATACCAGAAGCCaggatgaccttgttgagcaAAGTGGGCTGGGGAGACCACAACACACCCCGATAGGTCCAGGATTATCTGGGAGTGAGGGGACACCTGGGTCAGGACACTGTTGTAAGGCAAGGGCTCTTACATGCAGCCTTGACCAGACACAGTACAGGAACTAAAGGATGCTCCAGGAGCCAAGGATAAGTGGCCTAGGCTGACTGATTTACACATTGCAGTCGAGGCTGTCATAACGGGCAAGTACCTACCGAGGAAGTTCCAAATTGCTCCAGATAATCCACTTCAGCACCAGCACCTAGAACTGAAACAATGAGTGGTATTAGCCATTCCCCCAAGTACCGCAGGTTCTGAGGGCCACATGCCCAAAGTATTCAACAGAGTGGGATCACTGTTCTTTGAAATAAATTCCGAGATTGGTTCCAGCACCCAAACTAGCAgcttctctgcttctatgaagaaaGCCCTAGGTGAGCCCccaattgtttttttgtttgctgtcTTGTAGTTCCTTCCCACAGACCTAACGAATAGTCATGAGTCAAGTAAAACCACAAGTTACTATACGAGGCGTTTCCAACGATGTGTGGCTACCAGAGAAGCCCCATCGGGATAGACCTCAAAAGGAGCCCCCAATTTTATACAGGAAGAAAAAgtactttctttcccttttcgtATTCAATAAAGACACTTAAAAATTCTACCCAACGTTGACTGAATGAGAAGATGTGAAATCCATGGATAAAGACCCGACTTTTTCATTCTGGGGACTGACTGGCTCTCTagtctggctggccttgaactctcaagaggaccctgaatttctttttgtgtttttttgagacagaatttctttgtgaaaccctggctgtctggaactcactgtgtagaccagactggccttgaactcacagagatctgcctacctgtgctggaattaaagcctGTGTCACCACTAGCAGGCTGgccatagtgtttcatcacagcaatagcaacCCTAAGACACTGCCCCATCTTTTAAGGACCAAAAGCTGATTCTCCCACCTTCCCCTtctagagacagggtttctctgtgtgacagcCGGGGCTTGGAattggctttgtagaccaggctggccccaaactcaagagatccttcTGCATCTGCCtacccaatgctgggattaaaggtgtcaccATGCTTGGCTGGGAGCAAAAGTTTGTCAGGGAAAAGCCTGTGGAATAACTGCCTGGAACCTGCAGGTACGTAAGTGTCCACAGGGACTTTCAGAGAAACCTATGGTGACACCTTGGGGCCACAGTGTAGGCATAATGCTATTGTAATCTGTAAAGATTATCCTTGATCCTTTATTCAAGTGCTGACgaacctccctctcccccccccataTTTGGCTGCAATCTGGACAAGACACTGTAATGATCATTTTAAGTATCTCCTGCCTGAATTTTGTGTAAATATTGCTCCCCACTTACTCTCAGacttgtcaataaaagctgatcgGCTAATAGGGTTGAACTTCCAAGACCGAGGATTGGGGGAGGGAGTGAAAGAGGGACTAGATTCCACAGGCGAAAAAGAGACACCAAGGGGCCAGACTGATACTAAAATGCAAGTGTTTTGGCTGGGAAGTAGCCAGATTAGTTTAGAGTAATAAAACAGATTAATAACTGCTCAGCTACTGTACTATAAAGCTTATAAATCTTATAGTCTGTTTCATTTATTTGAGAGCTAGCCAGTACAGAGAAAAGATTAtcacttttaaaaatgcatttatgCCACATACCTTCTGCTGGGTCTCTAAAGCTCTCTTCCTTTGGGTCCAAGAGAGGTTCTGGTCCCTGATGGGAAGACTCTGGCACTGGTTCAACAGGAAGGGTCACTGGCTCACTGTCCAAGAGAGGTTCTGGTCCCTGATGGGAAGACTCTGGCACTGGTTCAACAGGAAGGGTCACTGGCTCACTGTCCAAGAGAGGCTCTGATCCCTGAGGGGTAGGTTCCAGTACTGGCTTGACTGGAGGGGTCACCGGCTCACTGTCCAAGAGAGGCTCTGGCCCCTGAGGAGTAGGTTCCAGCACTGGCTTGACTGGAGGGGTCACTGGCTCGCTGTCCAAGAGAGGCTCTGGCCCCTGAGGGGAAGGCTCCGGCATCGGCTCGATTGGAGGGGTTACCAGCTCACCGTCTGGAAAACTTGTGAAAGCTGAAGGGCTCAAGGAATTCAAAATTCCCTCCTGGAGAGAAAGTCAGCATCACCTTGTAGTGAGGTTCTGGGTGAGGGAGAGCCCCGCTCACTCTTTCCTTAAAGTAAACCCAGACAGGGAGGCAGCTTTAGGGGATGGGAGATAGTGTTGTATCCCACCCTGTTCATAGAAGAGAGCTGGTAGCCTCTTCTACTATgttatttttctgagacaaggtctcactctgaagccctgcttgtcctggaactcactatgttgactgggctggcctagaactcagaatctgcctgcctctgggctccatgtgctgggattaaaagtatgcaccacTGTACCTCAATGCTGTTCCTCTGCTATGCAGTGTATAATAGTGTTGACAGCACACATACCTGTAACTCGTCCTCTGCTTTCAGGATCTCGGCTGCCATCTGAACCACAGGTACATCGTCCACTGGGGCTACCGGCAGCTGGCTGGAGAGACAGGGTCATCAGAGCTGGGCCTTCCCCATGTTCCTGATCCTGCACTGAACTATTATTTACCTCCCTCCTACGCTGATCACGTGAAAACTGCTCATgctaaaaagtacatgaaaaTTATGAGGAGGTTTCTCTGGAGGTAACAGTTTATCTGGCTGCTGGAAAGCTAGTTTCAGGTCACAGCTGCCTCTGGAGTACCCAAGGACAGTGGCTTGTGGTACCAACCAGTTTTCACCTGATTGGTAGCCTATGCTTTCTTATAAAAGAGATGTTCTTACCACATAgagaacctcttttttttttttttttcttttttccggagctggggactgaacccagggccttgcgcttgctaggcaagcgctctaccactgagctaaaaccccaaccccatAGAGAACTCTTGATCTGACTTCTCAGCCAGGGTGCTGGGATTTCTGGGAGCTACCCGCACTGATTTGCTAGTGATGCTGCACGTACGCTGTAAGAACTCTGGAGCGCCTCTCCCAGCGTCTGGGGATAGGGACTCTGGAGCTGTGCCTCTTTTGGACTAACCCAAGACCTGTTTGTCTTGAACTAAAAAGGATAGTAGTATGTTGGCTACATAAAGAGGTGGCATTTAGGCCCCAgatcacacacacattaaataagcTGCCCTGAGATGACAACGTTCCCCTTTCCTACTTACTGGCTTGGAGAAGACTCCACGTCTGTAGGCCCAGCACTCAGCTGCTCAGCCACAGGCAAGGACAACCTGTTCTTGGGACTTTCAGGGAGCTTAGCCTTTTGGCCATTATACTTGGAGTCACTTCCAAATGGGTTGAAGTTTGGGTCATCCAACTTCTCCCAGTTAAGGTGATAAGAGCCCCAGGGTGTAGGCTGGGgacattcatttctctctctggtcccatctctttcttctgtttctttgggGCACTGCTCCTGGCTGGTCTCTGATTTCTTCAGGAGAGGCTGGAGGCCAGGTCTCTCTGCCAGTCTCCTTGGTGAAGATACCTTTGTGCTGGTTGTACCATCAGAGAAGTCAAATTCTAGACTCATAGAATCATGACTTGAATGGATGACCATTTGGCTAGTGGCGGCTTCCTGAGTACTCGGGTCTGTGGCCCCATCTGTCTCAAGAGGGCCAGTTGGGATTGAGTTCTTAGGACTAGATGAACACAAACTAGAAGGGGTGTCAGTGCCTGCTGCTGGCTCGGGTGCCTACAATCTTGGGATAGGCGGAGGCCTTATCAGTCAGGTCTCCAGTGTTCCACTTTACTACTAAACTGCTTTTGTAAACTATTTAAACTGCCCATGTCTCTTCTCTCTCGATAGAATCCATTCTTTCATAAGATAAGAACTGCAAGATTGCTATACCACCTCCTAGGCTAGGACCTCAGATATACTAGAAATAAGCCCTGAAGAATCAAATACCTATCCAATCGCTCTGGTCATCCCCCCACCCTCTACCAAACTCACTCGAAGAGCTACCACCGGGGCAGCCTGCTTCTTTGGACACAGGATCGGCAGAGTGTTTTAAGTTGGTGAATGGCAATATGGTCCATGCATGCCTAGGCCCCAAGGATAAGCTTACAAGTGACATAACTGCTACCACTCAGAGCTGCCCTTCCAGCAGCACAGGAAGAGACAACTTCTTGGTCTCAAAGTAGGCTGGATTTACAGCAGCCAAGCGCCAACTGCTGGCTCTGTGTTTCTGAGGTTGTTATAGACCAACAGTGTTTGACACCAATCTCACTCAATCTCACTGGACTGaatttcagtaaaaaaaaaacaaaagaaccccccccccaaaaaaaaacaaaaccaaaatgaagtTGTAAAGTAACAAGGACACCctaaaaaagaaacagacttgGGGGTGTTTTGATAGGACAGAGATAGCACAGAGCCCAGAGAGTTGTAACATTAAAGAGCATAGGAGTGATGCTTTATTTCTcatgcctccccccaccccacctctcttGTAAATTAGAAAAAAGCTTCAACAGCTGAATTAGTAAAACTGGAACAAACCCATACCAAAGTCCCTTCCTGCTCTGGATgtgtttttaataattttctgCTTAACATTCATTGGTGTCCTTCCTGTattcatgtctgtgtgagggtgttagatccccagGAACCGGAATTGGAgatcagttgtgagctgccatgtgggagctgggaattgaactcaagtcctctggaaagaATTTCCAGCCCTAAAGATGTGCTCTTGGTGCCAGATTGGTGAAGTTCTAACTCCAAGGCCCTCCTCTCTAGGTAAAAGGTCAGCATCTGCTTGTCTGACTTCCACCAAGGAAATGTCTAATGTACCTATGGATGAAGCTTTCCCCTGTCCTTTTAGCTACACCATTCTTAATAGTTCCTCCTTTGTGTATATTTGCATGCAGATGTGtgggtacacatgcacacagtacatGCATGGTGTATGACCACTGTGTATGTGCGCATGTAAATGTATAAGAAGCCGGAAGTCAACACTTGATATCTTGCTCAACCATTCTTTACTTTGTATCTTGGAGCACAGAGTTGGCTAGAAAGCTTGACAGATTCTATCTCCACCTAACTAGGGCTGGAATTAGATGTGCACCCTGCTAGCTTTTTTGATCTAGATAGTGAGgattaaactcaagtcctcatgtttgtatAGCCAACAATACCAAGGGTGCCACTCTGAGGCCCCAATTAATCAATCCTATGGTAATTTCTCTGTTTATCAGTCTATCTGCCCTTTCCAAGTTTTGAGCACGGGAAGCCAAATGATAATTTTAAGCAGCAGGGAGAGATGAACAGAACTCACTAGGAAGGAAACTACAAATAATCTTTTTTGGAAATAAGATCTAATTATTCCATCAAGTTATAGAAATAAAGAATGGGTGGTAGGTTTTGTGGGTTGTCCTGATGCTGTTTATATTCTGATGTCAaatctgcttcctcaagaggggctgtCCCCGACAAGCAACCTATCATGTACTCTGGTGATCTCATGtgaatcttctccccattttaactggtcaataaagacTAGAGCCTTGATCGGGCAGTGGAGGGGAAAGATAGGACTGGAGGTTTCAGAGTGgggacagatagagagaggggagaagaggacgaggggggaaggagaggaggtggAAGCTACAGTGAAGCAGAACCAACGGCAAGTAGCAAGAGTCTCATAGCTGGGAACAAGTTTGTACAGTGACAGATCTGCACAATCTAGGCTCTTAGCTTATAACTGgattgtgtgttttttatatggGCTCACTGGGGCTGGTTAGGGACCCAGCAAGAGTGAGGGATGGAGTTAAAACAGTCCAATTATCTGATGACTAACTCTCAACTAACAACTGTGCCAGATACTCCATTTAAGGGCAGTGCTCAAGAGAAGAAGACGTCTAGATAGGACAGGACCGAAAGCTTTGGCAACAACCCTCAGAGAGGACAGAACTGCAGAAGAGTTAAAAGGCATCAACACTTACTTCTCTTTCTGTAAGAAGACACAGTGGTCATTTTGTAATCCAACACTGTCATCCAGAGCAAAAGGAGCCTCAAGTTTGCTGGTCATATTAGGACTTAAGatcctgtgtgtctgtggatcCCGAAGAGGTGTCTGAAAAGTCACCTAGTGAACGGTGGAAAGTGCACATGCTGTGACACAAGCCCTCACAAGTGAGCCCGAGTGCTGCCGTGAGGGTCCTCAGAGAGTCAATCCCAGGTACCCGCTGAGGACATGCATTACAGCCCACACTTACCTTTGCGGCTTTAGCCTGGTTCTTGGGAGgtacattttctttctgtgacaGGCGAAGAACAGAGGATCTTCCGGTAAGTTCTGGTGCTGAAAACAGGAAGTCACGGCTTTCTGAACTCTTCTCGTTGGGGACATTTTCGTCAGTTAAGATATGCAGATTCATCCTGGGAAAACAGTATGTTGTAGTCACTGGGAGGTCAATGATGCTGCAGTGTATGTACAGGAATCCCCCACAGGTATGGCAGGGAGGTATCCTACTTCCGGACAGGTAGaactagtacttttttttttttttaaagatttatttatttaatgtatgtgagtacactgttgatcccttcagacacaccagaagagggtactctaccccattacagatggttgtgagccaccatgtggttgctgggaattgaactcaggacctctggaagagcagtcagtgctcttaaccactgagccatctctccagccccagaactaGTACTTTTTACAGGGATAGGTAATACTTCAAGTCGGTGCCATCTTCCAGAGGAGGCCTGAGTCCCTTGTACTGCATTGGAGACACTGCTCCCTTGTGCTAAATTGCTAAAAGGGTTCaggcagggaaggaaagagaaccaggagttcaGAATGACTCCCATTAATGTATTACACTTAAGGCAAGAACAGAGGAACACAATTTTGGTTTGAAGACGACTACAGAAGCAGGGTGGTAGAGGAGAGCACCTTTCATCtcggcacttgggaagcagaggcagagaaccaTGGATTCTTGGGGGCAAAACCTTGGGAGCTCAGGTTGAGGAGTAAGGAGAGGCACTGGGGAGGGAGGGCATCAAAAGAGAAGCTATTGCTGACTTTCCTTTAGGAGCCCTTGAGGAAaaatgggagagggaaagaaCCAGAGGTTCCCTTAGCAAAAAGAGAATTAGACTAAGTTGCTCAGCAAGGTGCACAGGTCATGAGATAAAGGGGAAACAAATCAAGAGCAAGTTTTAGGCTTTTTGGCCAGAAAGCTTGGGGAAAGGGCACTGCAATGGCTGTGGGATTTGCAAGCATCGGCCTCTGGGCTGTACGGCATTAGATGAAGTCTTTCAGGCAAGAAGGCAGAAGAACAGTTGGCTCGGCCTTTGTTTGGGATTggattttggggggtggggtggggagtgttggCGCTTGTAAAGGGGAGGTCAAAGGTTGGCATGAGGTGTTCTCTTCAGTTGTCCTCCACCTTGTTAGActaactgaacctggagcttactaAATCAGCAAGACTCTGTGGCCAGtgggctccagggatcctccagtcggcctgcccagtgctgggattgcagacaggtgaGGCTATACCACCCAATTTCTAGGTGGGTAATGAGGATCCAAAGTCAAGTCCTCAGGCTTGTTTGGCAAGCACGTTACTGTCTAAGCCATGTCCCCAGCTCCTGGAGGGAGTTCCTGGGGACGAAACTTGACAAGCTAGGTTTGGGTTCTGATGTCTTCTTGGTGCAGGAGTGACTATGGGGTGGGACAGGGAGCATATGaagttttgttgctgctgctgcaccTGTCGTTCTGAGATCAAATATGGGGTCAAGGCACCTACGGGAGATGATAAAACTGAAGTTGACTAATGGTCTCCCAGGTGGAGTTTGGGGGTTGAAGGAGGAAGATGAAACACATCCCACCTGGAACAATGAGTTGGCAGGTGTGTACAATCAATGCCTGGAAACATGCATTTCTGAATAAATTGTATAGGTATAGGCATGAGGTCATCCTGGTAGCTAGAGTTGTGGAAAAAGGCCTTAGCCTTAAAGGACTCTGTTCAGAGAAGGATGCCATAGAGAAGAGAAACTTATCACGACCATCTGGAAGAAAGCGTTTCCAAGAGAAGCCATTTATTCTGAGGTTGTGGCCAGGCCGTACAGAAGCAggacttagggctggagagatggctcagcggataagagcactgactgctcttccagaggtcctgagttcaattcccagcaaccacatggtggctcacaaccatctgtaatgggatttgatgccctcttctgttgtgtctgaagatagctacagtgtactcatatacataaagtaataaataaatctttaaaaaaaaaaaaagaagcaggacTTAGAGGCACAGACCCAGGAACAAGAAATATCCCCTGTGAGAGTTGGTTCAGGAAGACAGTAGACAGATAGCACAGTTTCGCAGAAAAGGTGGAGAAAGAGACTTGGGGCGAAAGatgtcctggctctgggacgagAGTTTCATACAGGAGACCCTCGACTAAACAGGAACCTGGCGCGGCCTCTTTGGAGGACCGACATCAACTAGGTCAGACCGAGACCACGGGCAGGCCGGCCTGCAATGCCCAGTACGCCGGTTCCAGTCCTGTCTAGGAGGCTAGGCCCATCCCTTAGCTCAGAAAAGAGGGATGAGGGGTGGTTGCTTAACAAAGGAGCGAAGCTGCGGAACAAAAGAACAGCAACTCAGCTTGAAGAATCCAGTTCCGAGGGGCTGATCCCCACCCCGCGCCCAAGGGAAGTAAGAAAGCGCCGTTTACCTTTCCTGCCTACGGCTGCGGAGCCCTGGGCCCGCGCGGACGCCAACCGCAAGGGAGGAGAGCCGTATTTGCTCCGCAACAGAAAAACGAGCTAGAGAAACCGAGCCAAAGGAATCCGAACAAGCTCTGCTCTCTCGGTCCGTGAACGTCGTCCGCTACGCCCGCCCCAGATTCAAATACCGAGAGTTGACGTTCTGCAGCCAATCAGCGCGCTGCAGAAGAGGCCTCTGTATAGCTGGCGGCAGCCAATAGCAGGCCATACCAGTCCCGCCCTTCATGCGCAGGCAGTTCCGCTTCCGGGATTGAGGGCACAGTGGGAGCGTGGGGGCATATGGGAATTGTCGTCTAGCATCTCGGGCCCAGTGGGCTTGTTGGTAGCTAGTGACTGTGAGATCCACCACGGGACAGACAATCTCAGAGTCGGCCGCGAATGCGGTTAGAGAGCAGTTCGCCCTGGCTTGGCTTTTCTCAGCTGTTAAATGGAACCAGCTGCAGTGTCTCCTCCGAACTGTTTGTAAGGAAGAAGCTAAACCCATACCAGGGTgtctgggtggctcacaacttgtGGATCCGCACAGGATTCCGAGAATTACCCATTCAGAACGCCGGGTGCGGCCTCACGAGACTCTGTCTCCCAGGATGCCCTTCGGGTTACCTGATAGGAAAATAGTCTCCCACAGGGCCCCGCGGGTAGCCTGCGAAGGGACTCCATTTCCTAGAATGCTTTGCGGGTGTCTTGACAGGAGTCTCTCAGTCTCCCAGAATGCCTCACGGCTAGCCTGACTAGGACTCTGTTTCCCAGAGTGCCTTTGGGCCGGTCTGGCGGTGGCTGCGGCAACCTACCAACTGTCCAGAAGTAGAAGCTGCTACCCCTGCCTGGCCCGGTGAGCGGCGGCGGGATGGACAGCCCTGAGGTGACCTTCACGTTGGCCTACCTGGTCTTCGCAGTGTGCTTCGTGTTCACGCCCAACGAGTTCTACTCGGCCGGGCTCACAGTGCAGAATCTGTTGTCGGGCTGGCTGGGCAGCGAGGACGCCGCCTTCGTGCCTTACCACCTTCGTCGTACTTCCGCCACACTACTGTGCCACTCACTGCTGCCGTTGGGTGAGCCTCCTGTTTGCGGGTCGGTGGTTGGCGCTTAACTGGGCGCTTGGAGACTCCAAGGGTGAGGAGGCTCCCCGCCAGAACCGGAGCAGAAGTCGGTCAAGACCTGGTGCAAGCGAGCGGgatctctgcagccctggctgtgaGCTGGGCGCTCTAGGGCACTCTGTGCTCTTCCCAGTTGGGAGGCGGCGGCCCAGGCGCTGGCCTACTAGTCACCACTAGTCACTCGGATGGGGCTAAGCTCCAGTCTTTGACATCACTGAGGCTGGAGTGCAGAATCGTACAGCTTGTTTGCCATGTTGGGCGATTTCTAGGAAAGGGCTCCCGTTGATTCATTCCAACACGGGCTGGAGGGCTCCCGGGGAAGGTGGGTGTAAGGAGTGCAGGCAGAGATGAAGACGTTCAAGGTTGGGTATGTTAATGCAGAGTCTTTTTTGCCGGGCTAGGTCTATGGCCCTTTCCAAGGCAATGGTATGTGGTGCCCCAAGTGTAAGCGAG
This is a stretch of genomic DNA from Rattus norvegicus strain BN/NHsdMcwi chromosome 14, GRCr8, whole genome shotgun sequence. It encodes these proteins:
- the Tacc3 gene encoding transforming acidic coiled-coil-containing protein 3 isoform X3; its protein translation is MNLHILTDENVPNEKSSESRDFLFSAPELTGRSSVLRLSQKENVPPKNQAKAAKVTFQTPLRDPQTHRILSPNMTSKLEAPFALDDSVGLQNDHCVFLQKENQLPVAPVDDVPVVQMAAEILKAEDELQEGILNSLSPSAFTSFPDGELVTPPIEPMPEPSPQGPEPLLDSEPVTPPVKPVLEPTPQGPEPLLDSEPVTPPVKPVLEPTPQGSEPLLDSEPVTLPVEPVPESSHQGPEPLLDSEPVTLPVEPVPESSHQGPEPLLDPKEESFRDPAEVLGAGAEVDYLEQFGTSSFKESAWRKQSLYLKFDPLLKESPLRSMPVPVAPVTNSTQDTEESGSGNPTEAKLVDLDFLGGLDVPVSAPPLCVLEPRGLLPAEPIVDVLKYSQKDLDAVVNVMQQENLELRNKYEDLNTKYLEMGKIVDGFEKIVYKSMEEAEKQKELAEDKIQKILRERDQLTADLNSMEKSFSDLFKRFEKQKEVIEGYQKGRDSLSISRTSCTTRLW
- the Tacc3 gene encoding transforming acidic coiled-coil-containing protein 3 isoform X1; the protein is MNLHILTDENVPNEKSSESRDFLFSAPELTGRSSVLRLSQKENVPPKNQAKAAKVTFQTPLRDPQTHRILSPNMTSKLEAPFALDDSVGLQNDHCVFLQKENTKVSSPRRLAERPGLQPLLKKSETSQEQCPKETEERDGTRERNECPQPTPWGSYHLNWEKLDDPNFNPFGSDSKYNGQKAKLPESPKNRLSLPVAEQLSAGPTDVESSPSHQLPVAPVDDVPVVQMAAEILKAEDELQEGILNSLSPSAFTSFPDGELVTPPIEPMPEPSPQGPEPLLDSEPVTPPVKPVLEPTPQGPEPLLDSEPVTPPVKPVLEPTPQGSEPLLDSEPVTLPVEPVPESSHQGPEPLLDSEPVTLPVEPVPESSHQGPEPLLDPKEESFRDPAEVLGAGAEVDYLEQFGTSSFKESAWRKQSLYLKFDPLLKESPLRSMPVPVAPVTNSTQDTEESGSGNPTEAKLVDLDFLGGLDVPVSAPPLCVLEPRGLLPAEPIVDVLKYSQKDLDAVVNVMQQENLELRNKYEDLNTKYLEMGKIVDGFEKIVYKSMEEAEKQKELAEDKIQKILRERDQLTADLNSMEKSFSDLFKRFEKQKEVIEGYQKNEDSLKKCVEDYIVKIGKEGQRYQALKAHAEEKLKMANEEIAQVRSKAQAEALALQASLRKAQLQIQSLEKTVEQKTKENDELNRICDELIAKMEKKI
- the Tacc3 gene encoding transforming acidic coiled-coil-containing protein 3, with translation MNLHILTDENVPNEKSSESRDFLFSAPELTGRSSVLRLSQKENVPPKNQAKAAKVTFQTPLRDPQTHRILSPNMTSKLEAPFALDDSVGLQNDHCVFLQKENQLPVAPVDDVPVVQMAAEILKAEDELQEGILNSLSPSAFTSFPDGELVTPPIEPMPEPSPQGPEPLLDSEPVTPPVKPVLEPTPQGPEPLLDSEPVTPPVKPVLEPTPQGSEPLLDSEPVTLPVEPVPESSHQGPEPLLDSEPVTLPVEPVPESSHQGPEPLLDPKEESFRDPAEVLGAGAEVDYLEQFGTSSFKESAWRKQSLYLKFDPLLKESPLRSMPVPVAPVTNSTQDTEESGSGNPTEAKLVDLDFLGGLDVPVSAPPLCVLEPRGLLPAEPIVDVLKYSQKDLDAVVNVMQQENLELRNKYEDLNTKYLEMGKIVDGFEKIVYKSMEEAEKQKELAEDKIQKILRERDQLTADLNSMEKSFSDLFKRFEKQKEVIEGYQKNEDSLKKCVEDYIVKIGKEGQRYQALKAHAEEKLKMANEEIAQVRSKAQAEALALQASLRKAQLQIQSLEKTVEQKTKENDELNRICDELIAKMEKKI
- the Tacc3 gene encoding transforming acidic coiled-coil-containing protein 3 isoform X2, giving the protein MNLHILTDENVPNEKSSESRDFLFSAPELTGRSSVLRLSQKENVPPKNQAKAAKVTFQTPLRDPQTHRILSPNMTSKLEAPFALDDSVGLQNDHCVFLQKENTKVSSPRRLAERPGLQPLLKKSETSQEQCPKETEERDGTRERNECPQPTPWGSYHLNWEKLDDPNFNPFGSDSKYNGQKAKLPESPKNRLSLPVAEQLSAGPTDVESSPSHQLPVAPVDDVPVVQMAAEILKAEDELQEGILNSLSPSAFTSFPDGELVTPPIEPMPEPSPQGPEPLLDSEPVTPPVKPVLEPTPQGPEPLLDSEPVTPPVKPVLEPTPQGSEPLLDSEPVTLPVEPVPESSHQGPEPLLDSEPVTLPVEPVPESSHQGPEPLLDPKEESFRDPAEVLGAGAEVDYLEQFGTSSFKESAWRKQSLYLKFDPLLKESPLRSMPVPVAPVTNSTQDTEESGSGNPTEAKLVDLDFLGGLDVPVSAPPLCVLEPRGLLPAEPIVDVLKYSQKDLDAVVNVMQQENLELRNKYEDLNTKYLEMGKIVDGFEKIVYKSMEEAEKQKELAEDKIQKILRERDQLTADLNSMEKSFSDLFKRFEKQKEVIEGYQKGRDSLSISRTSCTTRLW
- the Tacc3 gene encoding transforming acidic coiled-coil-containing protein 3 isoform X4, which encodes MNLHILTDENVPNEKSSESRDFLFSAPELTGRSSVLRLSQKENVPPKNQAKAAKVTFQTPLRDPQTHRILSPNMTSKLEAPFALDDSVGLQNDHCVFLQKENTKVSSPRRLAERPGLQPLLKKSETSQEQCPKETEERDGTRERNECPQPTPWGSYHLNWEKLDDPNFNPFGSDSKYNGQKAKLPESPKNRLSLPVAEQLSAGPTDVESSPSHQLPVAPVDDVPVVQMAAEILKAEDELQEGILNSLSPSAFTSFPDGELVTPPIEPMPEPSPQGPEPLLDSEPVTPPVKPVLEPTPQGPEPLLDSEPVTPPVKPVLEPTPQGSEPLLDSEPVTLPVEPVPESSHQGPEPLLDSEPVTLPVEPVPESSHQGPEPLLDPKEESFRDPAEVLGAGAEVDYLEQFGTSSFKESAWRKQSLYLKFDPLLKESPLRSMPVPVAPVTNRPRPKHKAC